A single region of the Solwaraspora sp. WMMD791 genome encodes:
- a CDS encoding rhodanese-like domain-containing protein, which translates to MFGPAVPVVAAPDVADDAYLLDVREPEEWAAGHAPGAHHLPMMEIPHRLADVPSDGDVVVVCRSGGRSGQVVAYLRQHGWDNVRNLDGGMQSWAANGRAMVSETGQPARVL; encoded by the coding sequence ATGTTCGGACCTGCTGTGCCCGTCGTCGCCGCCCCGGACGTCGCCGACGACGCCTACCTGCTCGACGTCCGCGAGCCCGAGGAGTGGGCCGCCGGGCACGCCCCCGGTGCCCACCACCTGCCGATGATGGAGATTCCGCACCGGCTCGCCGACGTGCCCTCCGACGGCGACGTGGTGGTCGTCTGCCGATCCGGTGGCCGCTCCGGCCAGGTGGTCGCGTACCTGCGCCAGCACGGGTGGGACAACGTCCGCAACCTCGACGGCGGCATGCAGAGCTGGGCGGCGAACGGCCGGGCGATGGTCAGCGAGACCGGGCAGCCGGCCCGGGTGCTCTGA
- a CDS encoding PAS domain-containing sensor histidine kinase, with the protein MPERPDYPSLIAGHTVVLDMINNGESGLPVLHHLLRLAQRALGAAGTSFAEYGPTSGRIIAAAGAAEWSIGRPVDLANPATARLLTGPRTVEFPVSALAAEQTDQITGRGLHRMLTARAEIGGVLIGSLHAYYPDADGEASPDHHTLIAYLSSCIAHMYGDQTGLPVHGDGPVVAALADGLAIIDDESCVRLWNPAAERLTGSPAAQRLHRPIPFPVPPPGQVVDHQLSDGRWLRLTSGDLPGVVASRVVTFRDITDQHRRDHDVDLFISVTSHELRTPVTVIKGYAETLSEHWDQLTDADRRDAARVLGQRATELARLVDRLLSAANDAGSAVGSPPAPFDLVETLRTAAEHLPAELRRRLTIDLPEDLPKACGDRGSLATVVTELATNADKYSPPGTAVELTADADERTVVFRISDRGIGVRPEHVERAFDRFWQGEQGDQRRYPGAGLGLYLVRQIVERQHGWVSLRPRDGGGTVAEVRLPRG; encoded by the coding sequence ATGCCGGAACGCCCCGACTACCCGAGCCTGATCGCTGGACACACCGTCGTCCTGGACATGATCAACAATGGGGAGTCCGGCCTGCCGGTGCTGCACCACCTGCTGCGACTGGCGCAGCGGGCGCTCGGCGCCGCCGGGACGTCCTTCGCCGAGTACGGCCCCACCAGCGGCCGGATCATCGCCGCCGCCGGGGCCGCCGAGTGGTCCATCGGCCGCCCCGTCGACCTGGCGAACCCGGCCACCGCTCGGCTGCTCACCGGCCCCCGTACGGTCGAGTTTCCGGTTTCGGCCCTCGCCGCCGAGCAGACCGACCAGATCACCGGGCGGGGCCTGCACCGGATGCTGACCGCCCGCGCCGAGATCGGCGGCGTCCTCATCGGCAGCCTGCACGCCTACTATCCGGACGCCGACGGCGAGGCCAGCCCCGACCACCACACCCTGATCGCGTACCTGTCGTCCTGCATCGCGCACATGTACGGCGACCAGACCGGCCTGCCGGTGCACGGCGACGGCCCGGTGGTCGCCGCGCTCGCCGACGGGCTGGCGATCATCGACGACGAGTCCTGCGTACGGCTGTGGAACCCGGCCGCCGAACGCCTCACCGGCAGCCCGGCCGCGCAGCGGCTGCACCGGCCGATCCCGTTCCCGGTGCCGCCACCGGGCCAGGTCGTCGACCACCAGCTGTCGGACGGCCGCTGGCTGCGGCTCACCTCCGGTGACCTGCCCGGCGTCGTCGCCTCACGGGTCGTCACCTTCCGCGACATCACCGACCAGCACCGCCGCGACCACGACGTCGACCTGTTCATCTCCGTCACCAGCCACGAGTTACGGACACCCGTGACGGTGATCAAGGGTTACGCGGAGACCCTCAGCGAGCACTGGGATCAGCTGACCGACGCGGACCGCCGCGACGCGGCCCGGGTGCTCGGCCAACGCGCCACCGAACTCGCCCGGCTCGTCGACCGGCTGCTGTCCGCCGCGAACGACGCCGGGTCGGCGGTCGGCAGTCCACCGGCCCCGTTCGACCTCGTCGAGACCCTGCGCACGGCCGCCGAGCATCTGCCGGCCGAGCTGCGTCGCCGGCTCACCATCGACCTGCCGGAAGACCTGCCGAAGGCGTGCGGCGACCGGGGCAGTCTGGCCACCGTCGTGACCGAACTCGCCACCAACGCCGACAAGTACTCACCACCCGGTACGGCGGTCGAGCTGACCGCCGACGCCGACGAACGCACCGTGGTGTTCCGGATTAGCGATCGTGGCATCGGGGTACGTCCAGAACACGTGGAACGAGCGTTCGACCGGTTCTGGCAGGGCGAACAAGGCGATCAGCGCCGCTACCCGGGTGCCGGCCTGGGGCTCTACCTCGTGCGGCAGATCGTCGAGCGACAACACGGGTGGGTGTCCCTGCGACCCCGCGACGGTGGGGGAACGGTCGCGGAGGTGCGGCTGCCCCGGGGGTGA
- a CDS encoding ATP-binding protein translates to MTAALVGRTWSVLVPHHPSGARLARHRLTACLTDRIRPGLLADVMTVVAELVGNAVRHARPLPDGMIRITCQLMLREPDRTVRVQVTDGGSADAPRVRSATPEALNGRGLGIVAALAQRWGVAESAAGRCVWAELH, encoded by the coding sequence GTGACAGCGGCACTGGTGGGACGGACCTGGAGCGTCCTGGTGCCGCACCATCCCAGTGGCGCGCGACTCGCCCGGCACCGGCTCACCGCCTGCCTGACCGACCGGATCCGCCCGGGTCTGCTGGCTGACGTGATGACGGTCGTCGCGGAGCTGGTCGGCAACGCGGTACGGCACGCCCGACCGCTGCCCGACGGGATGATCCGGATCACCTGTCAGCTGATGCTGCGCGAGCCCGACCGGACGGTACGCGTTCAGGTCACCGACGGCGGTTCGGCCGACGCGCCCCGGGTGCGCTCGGCGACGCCGGAGGCGCTCAACGGCCGAGGGCTGGGGATCGTCGCGGCGCTCGCGCAGCGGTGGGGGGTGGCGGAGTCCGCAGCCGGCCGCTGCGTCTGGGCCGAACTCCACTGA
- a CDS encoding DUF5926 family protein, with translation MSKRRKQDRAAIGGKREKIRDVFVPRPFAGLADEPDWVALRELVPAGTAPLVLAAELTEKYADRTVTLATVLPMAVPALVRADGHVMLGLQRHAQSGDVSRDLAAALLSALETAPGETVVVPPLPGPGPRLQDVLADGALSVTVHDGFSFWVTPEAADDPAVQASLERADASVYPTVRMAAATAAYWCRVGDRAHVRWVLGDEEDRALDTLARLSAAGDLPLGPQTKFAGMFRAHGLLVPVWDLPSAPSADEWEGPLAEFAKRYAEAATDSGALDAAARRARQGLLGRQLTLR, from the coding sequence GTGAGCAAGCGCCGAAAGCAGGACCGGGCCGCGATCGGCGGCAAGCGGGAGAAGATCCGCGACGTATTCGTGCCGCGGCCGTTCGCCGGGCTGGCCGACGAGCCGGACTGGGTCGCGCTGCGCGAGCTGGTCCCGGCCGGCACCGCGCCGCTGGTCCTGGCCGCGGAGCTGACCGAGAAGTACGCCGACCGTACGGTCACGCTGGCCACCGTCCTGCCGATGGCGGTGCCGGCACTGGTGCGCGCCGACGGTCACGTCATGCTCGGGCTGCAGCGCCACGCCCAGTCCGGTGACGTGTCCCGGGACCTGGCCGCCGCGCTGCTGTCGGCGTTGGAGACCGCGCCGGGCGAGACCGTGGTGGTGCCGCCGTTGCCCGGGCCGGGCCCCCGACTGCAGGACGTACTGGCCGACGGGGCGCTGTCGGTGACCGTGCACGACGGTTTCAGCTTCTGGGTGACCCCCGAGGCGGCCGACGATCCGGCGGTGCAGGCGTCGCTGGAGCGCGCCGACGCGTCGGTCTACCCGACCGTCCGGATGGCGGCGGCGACGGCCGCGTACTGGTGCCGGGTGGGTGACCGGGCGCACGTGCGCTGGGTGCTGGGCGACGAGGAGGATCGGGCGCTGGACACCCTGGCCCGGCTGAGCGCCGCCGGTGACCTGCCGTTGGGGCCGCAGACCAAGTTCGCCGGCATGTTCCGGGCGCACGGGCTGCTGGTGCCGGTCTGGGATCTGCCGTCGGCGCCGTCGGCCGACGAGTGGGAGGGTCCGCTGGCGGAGTTCGCCAAGCGGTACGCCGAGGCGGCGACCGATTCCGGCGCGCTCGACGCGGCCGCCCGGCGGGCCCGGCAGGGCCTGCTCGGCCGGCAACTCACGCTGCGCTGA
- a CDS encoding arginine deiminase, protein MTHYADSEVGHLRTVLLHRPGAELARLTPRNSGTLLFDAIPWVSRAQEEHDAFAAVLRERDVEVLYLEQLLAETVTHPDARAEAVTTVLDGARLGASLRQRVADQLGYLDPAGLARVLVAGIARGELRIRADQPPGLGYTLMDPHDFVIAPLPNLLFTRDSSVWIRDRVAVTSLAMRARRREGHLTDLIYRHHPRFAGTELLHRPTGAHVEGGDVLLLAPGVLAIGVGERTTPAGVEQLAHRVLRAGLAHTVLVVPIAQRRATMHLDTICTLVDVDAVLMYPPMADSLRAYTVILDGAGELQVDGPAPWLRAAADAMDLDRLRLVGTGLDPVTAEREQWDDGNNTLALSPGVCVAYERNTATNAQLHRAGIEVVTIPGAELGSGRGGPRCMSAPLVRDPLTR, encoded by the coding sequence GTGACGCACTACGCCGACAGTGAGGTCGGCCACCTTCGGACCGTCCTGCTGCACCGCCCCGGCGCTGAACTCGCCCGGCTGACCCCGCGCAACAGCGGCACCCTGCTCTTCGACGCGATCCCCTGGGTCAGCCGGGCGCAGGAGGAACACGACGCCTTCGCGGCGGTGCTGCGCGAACGCGACGTGGAGGTCCTCTACCTGGAGCAGCTGCTCGCCGAGACCGTCACCCACCCGGACGCCCGCGCCGAGGCCGTGACGACCGTCCTCGACGGTGCCCGGCTCGGCGCCAGCCTGCGTCAGCGGGTCGCCGACCAGCTCGGCTACCTCGACCCCGCCGGACTCGCCCGGGTCCTCGTCGCCGGCATCGCCCGTGGCGAACTGCGGATCCGTGCCGACCAGCCGCCCGGTCTGGGCTACACCCTGATGGATCCCCACGACTTCGTCATCGCGCCGCTGCCGAATCTGTTGTTCACCCGGGATTCATCCGTCTGGATCCGCGACCGGGTCGCGGTCACCAGCCTCGCGATGCGGGCCCGGCGACGGGAGGGCCACCTCACCGACCTGATCTACCGGCACCACCCCCGGTTCGCCGGCACCGAACTGCTGCACCGTCCCACCGGCGCCCACGTCGAGGGCGGCGACGTCCTGCTGCTGGCACCCGGGGTCCTCGCGATCGGCGTCGGCGAACGCACCACCCCCGCCGGAGTGGAGCAACTGGCCCATCGGGTGCTGCGTGCCGGGTTGGCGCACACCGTCCTGGTGGTGCCGATCGCCCAGCGGCGCGCCACCATGCACCTGGACACCATCTGCACCCTCGTCGACGTGGACGCCGTACTGATGTATCCGCCGATGGCCGACAGTCTCCGCGCCTACACGGTGATCCTCGACGGTGCCGGTGAGCTGCAGGTCGACGGCCCGGCACCGTGGCTGCGGGCCGCCGCCGACGCCATGGACCTGGACCGGCTGCGCCTGGTCGGCACCGGCCTGGACCCGGTCACCGCCGAGCGGGAACAGTGGGACGACGGCAACAACACCCTGGCCCTGTCGCCCGGGGTGTGCGTCGCCTACGAACGCAACACCGCCACCAACGCCCAGCTGCACCGGGCCGGCATCGAGGTGGTCACTATCCCCGGCGCCGAACTCGGCTCCGGGCGGGGCGGCCCCCGGTGCATGTCGGCACCGTTGGTCCGCGACCCGCTCACCCGCTGA